From Cinclus cinclus chromosome 2, bCinCin1.1, whole genome shotgun sequence, one genomic window encodes:
- the KCNJ6 gene encoding G protein-activated inward rectifier potassium channel 2, which produces MAANVLEEDSMEQDIESPVTIHQPKLPKQAREDLPKNISKECAKRKIQRYVRKDGKCNVHHGNVRETYRYLTDIFTTLVDLKWRFNLLIFVMVYTVTWLFFGMIWWLIAYMRGDMDHIGDSTWTPCVSNLNGFVSAFLFSIETETTIGYGYRVITDKCPEGIILLLVQSVLGSIVNAFMVGCMFVKISQPKKRAETLVFSTNAVISMRDGKLCLMFRVGDLRNSHIVEASIRAKLIKSKQTKEGEFIPLNQTDINVGYYTGDDRLFLVSPLIISHEINQQSPFWEISKAQLPKEELEIVVILEGMVEATGNISYTLYKVTALILARKISGFASF; this is translated from the coding sequence CATCGAGAGCCCTGTCACTATCCATCAACCAAAGTTGCCCAAACAAGCGAGAGAGGATCTGCCAAAAAACATCAGCAAAGAATGTGCCAAGAGAAAAATCCAGAGGTACGTTCGGAAAGATGGGAAATGCAACGTCCACCACGGGAATGTCAGAGAGACTTACCGGTACTTGACTGACATCTTCACCACCCTGGTGGATCTCAAGTGGAGGTTCAACCTGCTGATCTTTGTCATGGTTTACACGGTGACCTGGCTCTTCTTCGGCATGATCTGGTGGCTCATTGCCTACATGCGAGGGGACATGGATCACATAGGGGACAGCACGTGGACCCCCTGCGTCAGCAACCTCAATGGGTTTGTCTCAGCCTTTTTATTCTCAATCGAGACCGAAACCACCATTGGGTATGGTTACCGGGTCATCACGGACAAGTGTCCCGAGGGAATTATCCTGCTTTTAGTGCAGTCTGTCCTAGGTTCTATCGTCAACGCCTTCATGGTTGGCTGCATGTTTGTGAAAATATCCCAACCCAAGAAGAGGGCAGAAACCTTGGTTTTTTCTACAAACGCAGTCATTTCCATGCGGGATGGAAAGCTGTGTCTGATGTTCCGAGTAGGAGACCTTAGGAATTCACACATTGTAGAGGCATCAATACGAGCCAAGTTGATCAAATCCAAACAGACAAAGGAGGGGGAATTTATACCACTCAACCAGACAGATATCAACGTAGGTTATTACACAGGGGATGATCGTCTCTTTTTGGTTTCACCACTGATCATCAGCCATGAGATTAACCAGCAGAGTCCTTTCTGGGAGATTTCCAAAGCCCAGTTGCCCAAAGAGGAGCTAGAAATTGTTGTAATCCTAGAAGGAATGGTGGAGGCAACAGGTAACATTTCTTATACTTTGTATAAGGTAACTGCTTTGATTTTAGCAAGGAAAATCAGtggttttgcttcattttaa